One region of Girardinichthys multiradiatus isolate DD_20200921_A chromosome 1, DD_fGirMul_XY1, whole genome shotgun sequence genomic DNA includes:
- the rad51c gene encoding DNA repair protein RAD51 homolog 3, with amino-acid sequence MRRPVSSLSLSSSLKVKLVRAGFQTTTDLQNLDPETLSAEASISQQEALEALQAARAGEGAASVTALELLQKEEEFRSIVTFSSQLDDALGGGIPVGKVSEICGAPGVGKTQLCLQLAVDVQVPQCFGGLGGQVIFVDTEGSFQLQRVTDLAGAAVRHCSLLAEDEEQRVAMTTFSVETILSNIFLVRCHDYVELLAELHLLPDFLRGRPKLRLLVIDSVAFPFLRLHDDLSQRTRLLQGLGLQLIATATGHNIAVVITNHMSTRLGGGQSQLVPALGDIWGHAASIRLLLRWEESRRLASIVKSPGHMDATVQYQITCEGFRDADQSEQLQRKRPRIQNNQ; translated from the exons ATGAGGAGGCCCGTCTCCAGTTTGAGTTTGAGTTCCAGTTTAAAGGTGAAACTGGTCAGAGCTGGGTTCCAGACCACCACCGACCTGCAGAACCTGGACCCGGAAACCCTGAGCGCAG AGGcctctatttcccagcaggaggCGCTGGAAGCGTTGCAGGCTGCCAGGGCAGGAGAAGGTGCAGCCTCTGTGACAGCTCTGGAGCTCctgcagaaggaggaggagtTCAGGAGCATTGTGACGTTCTCCTCACAGCTGGACGACGCCCTCGGAGGAGGAATTCCTGTAGGGAAGGTGTCGGAAATCTGTGGAGCTCCTGGAGTCGGAAAAACCCAGCTGTG CCTGCAGCTGGCCGTGGATGTCCAGGTGCCGCAGTGCTTCGGGGGCCTTGGAGGTCAGGTGATCTTTGTGGACACGGAGGGCAGCTTCCAGCTTCAGAGAGTCACGGACCTCGCCGGCGCCGCTGTCAGACACTGCTCACTTCTGGCTGAGGATGAGGAGCAGCGCGTTGCCATGACTACCTTCTCTGTGGAGACAATCCTCTCAAACATCTTCCTG GTGCGTTGCCATGACTACGTTGAGCTGTTGGCGGAGCTACACCTTCTGCCTGACTTTCTGCGGGGCAGGCCGAAGCTCCGCCTCCTCGTCATTGACAGCGTGGCGTTTCCGTTCCTGCGGCTGCATGACGATCTGTCCCAGAGGACACGCCTCCTCCAAGGCCTCGGCCTGCAGCTTATCGCCACAGCAACGGGTCACAACATCGCTGTGGTAATCACCAACCACATGAGCACGCGCCTGGGGGGCGGCCAGTCACAGCTGGTGCCCGCCCTAGGAGATATCTGGGGGCACGCGGCCTCCATCAGGCTCCTCCTTCGGTGGGAGGAGTCACGGCGGCTGGCCTCCATTGTTAAATCCCCAGGTCACATGGATGCCACTGTCCAATACCAGATCACGTGTGAGGGCTTCAGAGACGCTGACCAATCAGAGCAGTTACAGAGGAAAAGACCTCGAATTCAGAACAACCAATGA